One Desulfobacterales bacterium DNA segment encodes these proteins:
- a CDS encoding HDOD domain-containing protein: protein MGTQSKKTASSKLQNNLIPGYELLDEIGKGGMAVVYKGMQLSLSRPVAIKFLNAISSDNSEIIARFERESLIIARLANPYIIHIIDRGIASNGMPYFIMEYVQGTDLSIAIQTGSLNFKQKINLLAQVCEALAYAHKNGVIHRDIKPSNILIDGSGNARLLDFGIAQFYGDDYGKLQVTQANIVMGTLQYMSPEQQISSGSITFKSDIYSIGVLMYELCTGARPMGRFKSPSELIPEFSSELSNLIMSCLEPEPNNRPESTDFIKEKLLELRISDSFLSQSQLVGLPDANFNIPTALSNSSKDDDFDKTIIGSDDEKIEEIKLIAPQEDKKEFIEVPKVSEPPKESKPFIKEEVKAIVPQEELTPKEDLKPIGKVEIKIPEILKEVKSAKFASPIHDPKDIINTILKRMEGKNDFPAFLKNTIEVDKVIKSDNTSSSEIANKILNDFALTNKLLKLVNSSFYGHFQEKVRTVSRAVIMLGCDQIKLAMSSLKMFDHMQNNSNTRDLKDATVSSFVSGLIAKEIAAKKGFKETEEVFICSMMHNLGILLVIHNFPDEFMEINKIIESKKIDKEKASKEILGISYSDIGMGVGRAWNMPDEIVKSMKEISPEEKKTKLGMLRNISTFSNELCEIVAEKEDPLTGKDINEFLSKYKDSELIKNDEEISKILNSTFEKVNKNSKVLKIDISRSRLLTRIAKNCGIDIKEYKEPSSEEEPEDKSVIVEGIENISNLLMDKYEINDILLVILEIMYRGFDFTRVLLCFKDVKNGRMTARYGLGRDVESVIEKFKFRIRDSNDIFNQCIYENKDAIIHNINDVRVSSLVPYWYRSIMPPETNAFAVYPISVKDTVIGMFYMDKEKESKLTANLNHLQYLKILRNQATMSFNLLVR, encoded by the coding sequence ATGGGAACTCAATCAAAAAAAACAGCAAGTTCAAAACTGCAAAATAATTTAATACCCGGCTATGAACTTTTAGATGAAATAGGCAAGGGGGGAATGGCGGTTGTTTATAAAGGTATGCAATTATCTTTAAGCCGTCCTGTTGCGATCAAGTTTTTAAATGCCATATCTTCTGATAATTCAGAAATTATAGCAAGATTTGAAAGGGAATCCCTTATAATTGCACGGCTTGCAAATCCCTATATTATACATATTATTGACAGGGGAATTGCATCTAATGGAATGCCCTATTTTATTATGGAATATGTTCAAGGAACAGATTTATCAATAGCTATACAAACAGGCAGTTTAAATTTTAAGCAGAAAATAAATCTCCTTGCCCAAGTATGTGAAGCTTTAGCTTACGCCCATAAAAATGGCGTTATACATAGGGATATTAAGCCATCGAACATATTAATAGACGGAAGCGGCAATGCAAGATTGCTTGATTTTGGAATTGCCCAGTTTTATGGAGATGACTACGGAAAGCTTCAAGTTACTCAAGCTAATATTGTAATGGGAACTCTTCAGTATATGTCCCCTGAGCAGCAAATTTCTTCTGGAAGCATTACTTTTAAAAGTGATATTTATTCCATTGGGGTTTTAATGTATGAGCTTTGTACTGGTGCAAGACCTATGGGAAGATTTAAATCCCCTTCTGAATTAATACCTGAATTTTCAAGTGAATTATCGAATTTAATAATGTCTTGTCTTGAACCTGAGCCGAATAATAGGCCTGAATCAACGGATTTTATTAAAGAAAAATTATTAGAACTCAGAATTTCAGATTCATTTTTATCACAGTCTCAATTAGTTGGTTTACCGGATGCTAATTTTAATATTCCAACTGCTCTAAGCAACTCTTCTAAAGATGATGATTTTGACAAAACAATTATTGGCTCAGACGATGAAAAAATAGAAGAAATTAAACTGATAGCACCTCAAGAAGACAAAAAAGAATTTATTGAGGTTCCAAAAGTTTCCGAACCCCCAAAAGAGTCAAAACCATTTATAAAAGAAGAAGTCAAAGCTATAGTGCCTCAAGAAGAGCTAACGCCTAAAGAAGACCTTAAACCTATTGGAAAAGTAGAAATTAAAATTCCAGAGATTTTAAAGGAAGTGAAGAGTGCTAAATTTGCGTCTCCTATTCATGATCCAAAAGATATAATCAACACTATACTAAAAAGAATGGAAGGTAAAAATGATTTTCCAGCTTTTTTAAAAAATACTATTGAAGTTGATAAGGTAATTAAATCGGATAATACGTCTTCATCCGAAATCGCAAATAAAATTTTAAATGATTTTGCTCTTACCAATAAGCTTTTAAAGCTTGTAAACTCATCTTTTTATGGCCATTTTCAGGAAAAAGTTAGAACTGTTTCAAGGGCTGTTATTATGCTTGGCTGTGATCAGATAAAACTCGCTATGTCAAGTCTTAAAATGTTTGATCATATGCAAAATAATTCTAATACAAGGGATCTTAAAGACGCTACAGTAAGCTCCTTTGTAAGCGGCCTTATCGCTAAAGAAATTGCCGCAAAAAAAGGATTTAAAGAAACTGAAGAAGTTTTTATATGCTCAATGATGCATAATCTTGGTATTCTTCTTGTTATTCATAATTTTCCTGATGAATTTATGGAAATCAATAAGATTATTGAGTCAAAAAAAATTGATAAAGAAAAAGCATCAAAGGAAATTTTAGGAATTTCCTATTCAGATATAGGCATGGGCGTTGGTCGAGCATGGAATATGCCCGATGAAATAGTTAAAAGCATGAAGGAGATTTCTCCTGAGGAAAAAAAGACTAAACTTGGCATGTTAAGGAATATATCAACTTTTTCTAATGAGCTTTGTGAAATAGTAGCAGAAAAAGAAGATCCCTTAACTGGTAAGGATATAAATGAATTTTTATCTAAATATAAAGACTCTGAATTGATAAAAAATGATGAGGAAATTTCAAAAATATTAAATTCAACTTTTGAAAAAGTTAATAAAAATTCAAAGGTATTGAAAATTGATATTAGCAGAAGCAGGCTTTTAACGCGAATCGCTAAAAATTGCGGGATTGATATTAAAGAATATAAAGAGCCTTCCTCTGAAGAAGAGCCTGAAGACAAAAGTGTTATAGTTGAAGGTATTGAAAATATTTCAAACTTATTAATGGATAAATATGAAATAAACGATATTCTTCTTGTAATCCTTGAAATCATGTATAGAGGATTTGATTTCACGAGGGTTTTACTTTGTTTTAAGGATGTTAAAAATGGAAGAATGACTGCTCGATATGGATTAGGAAGAGATGTCGAAAGTGTAATAGAAAAATTTAAATTCCGAATAAGAGATTCAAACGATATATTTAATCAATGCATATATGAAAATAAAGACGCTATTATACATAATATTAATGATGTAAGAGTGAGTTCCCTTGTGCCTTACTGGTATAGAAGTATAATGCCTCCAGAAACGAATGCCTTTGCAGTTTATCCTATTTCCGTAAAAGACACAGTAATTGGCATGTTTTATATGGACAAAGAAAAAGAATCGAAATTGACAGCAAACCTTAATCATTTGCAATATTTAAAAATTTTACGAAATCAAGCAACTATGTCTTTTAATTTATTAGTTCGTTAG
- a CDS encoding bifunctional (p)ppGpp synthetase/guanosine-3',5'-bis(diphosphate) 3'-pyrophosphohydrolase, whose amino-acid sequence MIQLNDIIQKILIYYIEADIKLIEKAYNFAAKLYEGKVTDYNTPYLSHNLEVAMILSDMKLDPTSIASGILHDILENSNTTEQELFEIFGDSVGKIVVCFTKISQLNFQNTPDSQAESIKRMIFAIANDIRVILIILADQLHSMRILHYNNNSDERKKIANQTLDIYAPISARLGIYWIKQELEDLSFMHARPSEYKQIEALIDKDKVERDKYVQLVMGILKKKMDEVGIVCKVSGRYKQYYSIYNKMKKQALKFEEVFDIIAFRIIVDNVQQCYEVLGHLHSIWKYIPKKLKDYISFPKSNMYQSIHTTVIGPLGQRVEIQIRTSDMDRIAESGIAAHWSYKEGKLADEKMNRILEWINNLVENNEGIKDSTEFLENVRINLYPDEVYVFTPKGEIKSLPIGATPIDFAYMVHSEVGDQCIGAKVNGKMVPLKYMLKVGDSIEIITSKKHHPSKDWLKFVRTTKAKTKIRQWIKNKEKERSLILGKEMCEKIFHKHNLNYPEFIKSDKLNDVLSAFTLKTIDDLLENVGYGKITPLQIIQKINPKADKSELSIFDRVIRKVLPKKKSSGIFVLGSDDLLVRFGKCCRPVPGDPIIGYITVGYGITVHHSHCKNALTMNPDRQIEVKWAPESKETYPAKILVKAHDRFGLLSEIATSITKNNANITKAQTNTDINKIVTCVFNLEVKDTDHLLSIISNIKKIKLVQEAKRIEN is encoded by the coding sequence ATGATTCAATTAAATGATATTATTCAAAAAATTCTTATCTATTACATTGAAGCGGATATAAAGCTTATTGAAAAAGCATATAATTTTGCTGCGAAGCTTTATGAAGGAAAGGTAACGGATTATAATACCCCTTACCTTTCTCATAACCTTGAAGTTGCGATGATCCTTTCCGATATGAAACTTGATCCAACAAGTATAGCATCCGGAATTCTTCACGATATTTTAGAAAATTCAAATACTACCGAGCAGGAATTGTTTGAAATATTTGGAGACAGTGTAGGTAAAATTGTAGTTTGTTTTACCAAGATATCCCAGCTTAATTTCCAAAATACCCCTGATAGTCAAGCTGAAAGCATAAAAAGAATGATATTTGCGATAGCTAATGATATACGAGTTATACTAATTATTCTTGCTGATCAGTTGCATAGTATGAGAATACTTCATTATAATAATAACTCTGATGAAAGGAAAAAAATAGCCAACCAAACGCTTGATATTTATGCTCCTATTTCGGCGAGGCTCGGAATATATTGGATAAAACAAGAATTAGAAGATTTATCATTTATGCATGCGCGCCCCTCTGAATATAAGCAAATTGAAGCTCTAATTGATAAAGATAAAGTCGAAAGAGATAAATATGTCCAATTAGTTATGGGGATATTAAAAAAGAAAATGGATGAAGTTGGTATAGTATGTAAAGTTTCAGGAAGGTATAAGCAATATTACAGTATTTACAATAAAATGAAAAAACAGGCACTAAAATTCGAAGAAGTTTTTGATATTATTGCATTCAGAATAATAGTAGATAATGTGCAACAGTGCTACGAAGTTTTAGGCCATCTCCATTCCATATGGAAGTATATTCCAAAAAAGTTAAAAGATTACATAAGCTTTCCAAAGTCCAATATGTATCAATCAATTCATACTACTGTTATAGGTCCTTTAGGCCAGAGGGTTGAAATACAAATAAGAACATCTGATATGGATAGAATAGCCGAATCAGGTATTGCAGCCCACTGGAGTTACAAAGAAGGGAAATTAGCCGATGAAAAAATGAATAGAATTTTGGAATGGATTAATAATCTTGTTGAAAATAATGAAGGAATCAAAGATTCTACTGAATTTTTAGAAAATGTTCGTATCAACCTTTATCCTGATGAAGTTTATGTTTTTACGCCTAAAGGAGAAATAAAATCTCTTCCTATTGGCGCAACTCCTATTGATTTTGCCTATATGGTTCATTCTGAAGTTGGAGATCAATGTATTGGTGCAAAAGTTAATGGAAAAATGGTGCCTCTAAAATACATGCTAAAAGTTGGAGACTCAATTGAAATTATCACATCAAAAAAGCATCATCCGAGCAAAGACTGGTTAAAATTTGTAAGAACTACTAAAGCAAAAACTAAGATAAGGCAATGGATAAAAAATAAAGAAAAAGAAAGGAGTTTAATTCTTGGTAAGGAAATGTGTGAAAAAATTTTTCACAAACATAACTTGAATTATCCCGAATTTATAAAATCTGATAAATTAAATGATGTATTATCTGCATTTACATTAAAAACTATTGATGACCTCCTTGAAAATGTTGGTTATGGCAAAATTACGCCTTTACAGATTATTCAAAAAATAAACCCAAAAGCAGATAAATCTGAACTATCAATATTTGATAGGGTAATAAGAAAAGTTCTTCCAAAGAAAAAGTCTTCTGGTATTTTTGTATTAGGTTCAGATGATTTATTAGTAAGATTTGGAAAATGTTGCCGTCCTGTGCCAGGAGATCCTATTATAGGTTATATCACAGTTGGTTATGGAATAACCGTGCATCATTCCCATTGTAAAAATGCTTTAACAATGAATCCTGATAGGCAGATAGAAGTTAAATGGGCTCCTGAGTCTAAAGAAACTTATCCTGCAAAAATTTTAGTTAAAGCTCATGATAGATTTGGTCTACTTTCTGAAATTGCTACTTCAATAACTAAAAACAACGCTAACATCACAAAAGCGCAAACTAACACGGATATCAATAAAATTGTAACCTGTGTCTTTAATTTAGAAGTTAAAGACACAGATCATCTTTTAAGCATAATATCAAATATTAAAAAAATAAAACTAGTTCAAGAAGCTAAAAGGATAGAAAATTAG
- the ispG gene encoding flavodoxin-dependent (E)-4-hydroxy-3-methylbut-2-enyl-diphosphate synthase, with protein sequence MSFNIKRKKTRQIQVGKVKIGGNSDISIQSMTNTYTQDVKSTVDQIKRLEKAGCEIIRVAVPDMESTKSISSIKKEISIPIIADIHFDFRLAIASAKSGADGLRINPGNIGSKDKIKSVVSCAKDYNIPIRVGVNSGSIEKDILKKYKGATPEAMVESALRNVELLTSVGFDNLKISLKASDVSRTIEAYRQLSLKADFPLHVGVTEAGSLFPGIVKSSLGIGTLLLEGIGDTIRVSLTRDPIEEVRVGYEILKALNIRNRGVEIISCPTCGRCKINLFEIVEQVENALMFKSIPIKVAIMGCVVNGPGEAKEADIGIAGGDGIGILFKKGKIIKKVPQIELIKVLLTEIDILETELK encoded by the coding sequence ATGAGCTTTAATATTAAAAGAAAAAAAACAAGGCAAATTCAAGTAGGTAAAGTAAAAATTGGAGGAAACTCTGATATATCAATCCAATCAATGACAAATACTTATACTCAAGATGTAAAATCAACTGTTGATCAAATAAAAAGGCTTGAAAAAGCGGGATGCGAAATCATAAGAGTTGCTGTGCCTGATATGGAATCAACAAAATCAATATCTTCCATAAAAAAAGAAATTTCTATCCCTATTATAGCGGATATTCATTTTGATTTTCGTCTTGCGATTGCGTCAGCTAAATCAGGTGCTGATGGACTTAGGATTAATCCAGGAAATATTGGTTCAAAAGATAAAATAAAATCAGTTGTTTCCTGTGCTAAAGATTACAATATTCCTATTAGAGTAGGCGTAAATTCGGGTTCTATTGAAAAGGATATTTTAAAAAAATATAAGGGAGCGACCCCTGAAGCAATGGTTGAAAGCGCCTTAAGAAATGTTGAATTACTAACATCTGTTGGTTTTGATAATTTAAAAATTTCATTAAAAGCTTCAGATGTTTCAAGAACAATTGAAGCTTATAGGCAGCTTTCGCTGAAAGCAGATTTTCCTCTCCATGTAGGAGTAACAGAAGCTGGCTCCCTTTTTCCTGGTATTGTAAAGTCTTCTCTTGGAATAGGAACTTTACTGTTAGAAGGCATCGGAGACACTATCAGGGTTTCTCTTACTCGAGACCCGATAGAAGAAGTAAGAGTAGGATATGAGATTTTAAAGGCTCTCAACATAAGAAACCGAGGAGTAGAAATAATTTCTTGTCCTACATGCGGAAGATGTAAAATTAATCTTTTTGAAATTGTTGAACAAGTAGAAAATGCTCTAATGTTTAAATCAATTCCAATTAAAGTAGCTATAATGGGATGTGTAGTAAATGGCCCGGGTGAAGCAAAAGAGGCAGATATCGGAATAGCTGGAGGTGATGGAATTGGTATCCTTTTTAAAAAAGGCAAGATTATAAAAAAAGTCCCTCAAATTGAGCTTATTAAAGTTTTATTAACGGAGATTGATATTTTAGAGACTGAGCTGAAGTAA
- a CDS encoding 50S ribosomal protein L28 yields the protein MPRQCEICGKGSMVGSNISHAHNVTKRRFYPNLQKIRVLHNGNAKRMLICTKCIKSGKILKPKP from the coding sequence ATGCCGAGACAATGCGAAATATGTGGCAAGGGATCGATGGTTGGAAGCAATATAAGCCATGCTCACAATGTTACTAAGAGAAGATTTTATCCTAATCTTCAAAAAATAAGAGTATTACATAATGGAAATGCAAAGAGAATGCTAATATGTACAAAATGCATTAAATCAGGAAAAATATTAAAGCCGAAGCCATAA
- a CDS encoding proline--tRNA ligase translates to MEKKGKNAINPTREEDYSEWYQEVVKASDMAEKSPVRGCMVIKPWGYALWENLVKILDGMFKDKGVKNAYFPLFIPLSFLEKEAEHVEGFAKECAVVTHHRLESSPNGGLVPAGPLTEPLIVRPTSETIIGESFARWISSYRDLPILINQWANVVRWEMRTRIFLRTSEFLWQEGHTAHATKEEAIERTKMMLDVYAKVAEDYMAMPVIKGIKTPSERFPGAIDTMCIESMMQDKKALQSGTSHFLGQNFAISSGIKFQNAEEQEEYAWTTSWGVSTRLLGGLIMTHGDDDGIIIPPKLASSQIVIIPIFKKESDKELINNYVSNLVSDLKKVDYHGQKLGIEIDNRNIGGSRGWEWIKKGTPLRIEIGPRDIAENSVFVGKRNLPPNKKESIKRDYFVNNITMILDEIQKSLFDRALSFRNDNTHKIEDKKQFYNFFTPKNSEKPEIHGGFAFSHWCGQNECEQKIKEDLSVTIRCILLNSEEEEGKCIFCGGPSKKRVIFAKAY, encoded by the coding sequence ATGGAAAAAAAAGGTAAAAATGCAATTAATCCAACAAGAGAAGAGGATTATTCTGAATGGTATCAAGAAGTTGTTAAAGCATCAGATATGGCTGAAAAATCTCCAGTTAGAGGCTGCATGGTAATAAAGCCTTGGGGATATGCTTTATGGGAAAATTTAGTAAAAATACTCGATGGCATGTTTAAAGATAAAGGAGTTAAAAATGCTTATTTCCCTTTGTTTATACCTTTAAGTTTTCTCGAAAAAGAGGCTGAGCATGTTGAAGGTTTTGCAAAGGAATGCGCCGTTGTAACTCACCATAGACTTGAAAGCTCCCCAAATGGTGGGCTTGTTCCGGCAGGCCCTCTTACTGAACCTCTTATAGTTCGGCCTACATCAGAAACCATTATAGGCGAATCATTTGCTCGATGGATAAGCAGTTATAGAGATCTTCCAATATTAATTAATCAATGGGCTAATGTTGTAAGATGGGAAATGCGTACAAGAATATTTTTACGCACAAGTGAATTTTTATGGCAAGAAGGTCATACTGCTCATGCTACTAAAGAAGAAGCAATAGAACGAACCAAAATGATGCTTGATGTTTACGCAAAAGTTGCAGAAGATTATATGGCTATGCCTGTTATTAAAGGTATAAAAACTCCTTCTGAAAGATTTCCAGGAGCGATTGATACAATGTGCATTGAATCTATGATGCAGGATAAAAAAGCTCTCCAGTCAGGAACTTCTCATTTTTTAGGCCAAAACTTTGCTATAAGTTCAGGAATTAAATTTCAAAACGCAGAAGAACAAGAAGAATATGCTTGGACAACTTCATGGGGAGTTTCAACTCGTCTTCTCGGAGGTCTTATAATGACCCATGGAGATGATGATGGCATTATTATTCCTCCTAAACTTGCATCTTCTCAAATTGTTATAATACCAATCTTTAAAAAAGAATCAGATAAAGAACTAATAAATAATTATGTTTCTAATTTAGTTTCAGATTTAAAAAAAGTTGATTACCATGGGCAAAAACTTGGAATTGAAATTGATAATAGAAACATTGGTGGATCAAGGGGATGGGAATGGATCAAAAAAGGAACACCCCTTAGAATTGAGATAGGTCCACGAGATATAGCTGAAAATTCAGTATTTGTCGGAAAAAGAAATCTTCCCCCGAATAAGAAAGAATCTATAAAAAGAGATTATTTTGTTAATAATATAACAATGATTTTAGATGAAATTCAAAAATCATTGTTTGACAGAGCTTTATCTTTTAGAAATGATAATACCCATAAAATAGAAGATAAAAAACAATTCTATAATTTTTTTACTCCTAAAAATTCCGAAAAGCCTGAAATTCATGGCGGCTTTGCTTTTTCACATTGGTGTGGCCAAAATGAATGTGAACAAAAAATAAAAGAGGATTTAAGTGTTACTATACGTTGCATACTGTTAAATTCTGAAGAGGAAGAAGGGAAATGCATCTTTTGTGGAGGTCCTAGCAAAAAAAGAGTTATATTTGCAAAAGCATATTAA
- the mltF gene encoding membrane-bound lytic murein transglycosylase MltF, with the protein MYLANKINNLIKKPAVFIPFLVLIIFFSIKLFYLYKNKIIPSEITTLDDILKVGEITLITRNNAHCYYIYREQAMGFEYDLAKEFAKYIGVKLNVKLADTWEDMVSLLKENSGNFIGASITITPRRIINVSFSDGYMTIQPRIVTSRYGAQVNKLEDLDGKLIHVSGETFSSERLKAIDELGLKIDVKIFDGVPTEELIRQVSDKQIPFTIADSNIALLNIKHYPNIVLGLPINDKEFLAWAVNRDARKLRECINFFFRTIKENNIFEEIYNRYYNYDEHFDLFDLSVYHERIKTRFPSYKATIKEMAEKYEFDWRLIAAQVYQESHFEPNAQSHAGAYGLMQITRSTAESLGVKNILNPEENIEAGVKLLKKMYDIYDKSQEDDRLFIALAAYNVGQGHIIDARNIARKMGLNPNKWSSISKTLPLLEKKEYYLNARYGYCRGSEPVKYIKQIMIYYDILKHKSIEENSPPLPQEKIKNEQIFKDQPQI; encoded by the coding sequence TTGTATCTTGCTAATAAAATAAACAATTTAATAAAAAAACCAGCTGTTTTTATACCTTTTTTAGTTCTAATAATATTTTTTTCAATTAAATTATTTTATTTATATAAAAATAAAATAATACCTTCAGAAATAACTACTCTTGATGACATACTTAAAGTAGGTGAAATAACGTTAATTACAAGAAATAATGCCCATTGTTATTATATCTACAGAGAGCAAGCAATGGGTTTTGAGTATGATTTAGCTAAAGAATTTGCAAAATATATTGGAGTAAAACTCAATGTAAAATTAGCTGACACATGGGAGGATATGGTATCTCTTTTAAAAGAAAATTCAGGTAATTTTATTGGTGCAAGTATAACCATTACTCCGAGAAGAATAATCAATGTAAGTTTTTCAGATGGTTATATGACTATTCAGCCAAGAATAGTAACCTCCCGTTATGGGGCTCAAGTAAATAAATTAGAAGATTTAGATGGAAAATTAATTCATGTAAGTGGAGAAACTTTTTCTTCTGAAAGGCTTAAAGCTATTGATGAGCTTGGATTAAAAATAGATGTTAAAATTTTTGATGGAGTCCCAACAGAAGAGCTTATAAGACAGGTATCAGATAAACAAATCCCCTTTACTATTGCTGACAGCAATATAGCTCTTCTGAATATTAAACATTACCCAAATATAGTTCTCGGACTTCCTATAAATGATAAAGAATTTTTAGCATGGGCGGTAAACAGAGATGCTAGAAAGCTTAGGGAGTGCATAAACTTTTTTTTTAGAACTATAAAAGAAAATAACATATTTGAAGAAATATATAATCGATATTATAACTATGATGAACATTTCGATCTCTTTGATTTATCTGTTTACCATGAGCGTATTAAAACTAGATTTCCTTCATATAAAGCTACTATAAAAGAAATGGCGGAAAAATATGAGTTTGATTGGAGATTAATAGCCGCTCAAGTCTATCAAGAATCCCACTTTGAACCAAATGCCCAAAGCCATGCAGGAGCATATGGACTTATGCAGATAACCAGAAGCACCGCTGAAAGCCTTGGAGTAAAAAATATCTTAAATCCAGAAGAAAATATCGAAGCTGGGGTAAAGCTTTTAAAAAAAATGTACGATATATATGATAAATCTCAGGAAGATGATAGACTTTTTATAGCATTAGCCGCTTATAATGTCGGACAAGGTCATATAATTGATGCAAGAAATATAGCTCGAAAAATGGGACTTAACCCTAATAAATGGTCATCTATCTCAAAAACACTTCCCTTGCTTGAAAAAAAAGAATACTATTTAAATGCTCGATATGGCTATTGTCGAGGTTCAGAACCAGTAAAATATATAAAACAAATTATGATCTATTATGATATATTGAAGCATAAAAGCATTGAAGAAAATTCTCCACCATTGCCACAAGAAAAAATAAAAAATGAACAAATATTTAAAGATCAACCTCAAATTTAA